A genome region from Salvia splendens isolate huo1 chromosome 19, SspV2, whole genome shotgun sequence includes the following:
- the LOC121780373 gene encoding WD repeat-containing protein 43-like: MGKKEKSSKRKNRETGVGSEVLLQKSIGDKDGFDAVDDLNEPTMGEKLASLKLEGKDDVPNPENADSSLVVKPPSADSVNILVKQALHADDRALLIDCLYRQDEKVIANSLSMLNPSDVLKFLKSLVPIIQLRGAVLACALPWLRSLLLQHSSSIMSQVSSLAALNSLYQIIESRVSTFNPALQLSSCLDLLYAESVYDEVEEKNDVITTVIYEDEDESDEDESDADSSMEVDTVEDGEEPILYSDISDAEEHGSD, encoded by the exons ATGGGAAAGAAGGAAAAATCATCGAAAAGGAAAAACCGAGAGACCGGAGTCGGCAGTGAGGTTTTGTTGCAGAaga GTATTGGAGATAAAGATGGATTTGATGCTGTCGATGACTTGAATGAACCAACCATGGGTGAAAAACTTGCAAGCCTCAAATTGGAAGGAAAGGATGATGTCCCAAACCCTGAAAATGCAGACTCTTCTCTTGTGGTAAAGCCACCTAGTGCAGACTCGGTTAATATATTAGTTAAGCAAGCACTGCATGCTGATGACCGAGCCCTTCTCATAGATTGCTTATACAGACAGGATGAGAAG GTCATTGCAAACTCATTATCGATGTTGAATCCTTCCGATGTCCTCAAGTTCTTAAAGTCTCTTGTGCCAATAATCCAGTTAAG GGGTGCCGTTTTGGCCTGTGCTCTTCCATGGCTCAGAAGTTTACTTCTTCAGCATTCCAGCAGCATAATGTCCCAAGTGTCTTCCTTGGCTGCTCTAAACTCTTTATATCAG ATAATAGAATCAAGAGTCTCAACTTTCAACCCTGCTCTTCAACTATCAAGTTGTTTGGACTTGCTTTATGCAGAG TCTGTTTATGACGAAGTGGAGGAGAAGAATGATGTAATTACAACTGTTATATATGAAGATGAGGATGAAAGTGATGAGGATGAAAGTGATGCCGATTCTTCCATGGAAGTTGACACTGTGGAAGATGGTGAAGAACCTATACTCTACAGTGATATCAGTGATGCAGAAGAGCACGGAAGTGACTAA